A region of the Vanrija pseudolonga chromosome 2, complete sequence genome:
GACAAGATCATTGCGTCCGAGTCTCCCATGGCCATCGAGTCGCCCATCCCCATGACCTTCGGCCTTAGCGGTGCCACCACCTTCTCCCGAGGACGCACCCACTCTGTCGACTCCGAGGCCGATGCCGACCACGAGCCCGACGGCCTCAGCCAGCACAGTcacagcgagcacgagcacgaccacgacgagggtgtcgagcgcgacggcatGATCTGGGGCATGAAGGTGGACGAGTACCGCGCGCTCTCGGCtcgcgagcgcaagcgcgtTCGGAACCGCATCAGTGCCCGTACGTTCCGTGCCAAGAGGAAGGAGCacctctcgtcgctcgagtctacactcggcgccaaggacCTCGAGATCAAGCTCGCCCACGAGGAGAATGCCCGCCTTCGCCGCGAACTCGCCGACATGCGCCGTCGACTGTCCAAGTACGAGACGCAGAAGCCCTACTAGGCTAGTCTCTAGTGGTCACcgcttcggcttcggcttgACCGAACACCAACACAACACACACGCGCCCAGACACCACAAACTCGCCGCAGCCTTGGTTGGCCCATGGCCACCGCCCCCAAGCGccccccgcagcagcagcaagcagtagccgtcggcaccgccgcgcgctaTCAGAAGCAGCAGTGTAAACGTCTTTGTCCCTAAATCTCCCTGTACAAAGCAACGACACGTCTTGTAATATGTAGCAATAGTTTTGATGCATACGACGAATAGTATAGCAAACGTGCATGGGCCTAGCAGTGATTGCAGTGTTATCGGTACCGAGGTgggaggcggccgaggcggcgtcgggcacAGCCACcaggggtggtggtggtgggatgCATGtcgagtggggtggggggtggcCGGTGGGGGAAGAACACGGCTTGGCGTGTATTTCGCAGAGTCTGGGAGAATGGCGCTCGCCCTGTTGCATCATGATTTTCGCGCGTCTAGCTCGACATCTTCGAGCCGAGCCTCGGCCAAGATTGGCGCTGCAGGAGCACATGTTTAGGGGCAGGGGTATGGCGGGCGGGGCatggcggcgcagcagcagtagttAGCAGCGTCTGGTGGTCCGCCGAGGCGCCTTGTTGCGCCGCCCGGCGGTCAGTAGTCATCATTCTCTGTCGAGCCAAGCTGGCATGTTGTCTCGGGCGCAAACGGGGCCGCcaggggctggggctggggctaATGCTAATGTCGCCAGCGGCAAGTTGTAAACAAGAGCCAGCGCGAGCCACGAGCCACGAGCCAAGAATTGGaccggccggcgggcggcatgcgggccgcgggcgcgccgtgcgGTATGGCATGCTGCATGCAAGACAAGGCAAGCAGGTGACTGGATCGCAATCCGAGCAAAAGAGagacagcggcgcgcgcacaggTGACGGACAAAACAGCATGTGCGTCATGGCCGAGGGTCCGGGCTGCCGAGCTCTGctgcggtgcggtgcggtaCCGTCCGTCCGTCGGCACCGAAGTGTTTTGAGTGTGGGCAAGCaggcgtcagcggcgctcACTCTCCGccgctctgctctgctccaCCGAAGAAGCATTGTGTCACAAATGATGCACACTGCGTCAATGGTGGGCACGATGCAGTAagcagctccagctccacgCGCATCTGTCCGCTCTGCATGCAGCAGCTCCAACCGCCCCTCCCGTTGCAAGGCAACCAAACATGACCGAACCAAACGCGCCAACTTGGACACCGTtaccgccgtcgccgcccccgccgccggccggcggccacCAAAAAATCCACTTGGCCCGACCGACCCGCCCTGCGGTGGCCGCCGGGGCGCGAAGCGAGTGACTAAACCAACTATACGTGACTGGTGACGGTATTACGCCGGGCAAACCGATGCATACAACGGGTGTGCGCACGGGCCTAATGGCCAAGTTGATGCTCGTACGACCCCATCGGTGCGCACGGGCAGTCTGTGCAGCGCTGGGGCACTGCGATGGCTTGGCTGTCGGTACCCCGCGGCTGCCGAGCCGCGCCAGCTtcggcaggagcagcagcgtccAGCCAAGAGAACGCGGCTGTGCTGTGCTGCTTGttgctcgctgcgctgcgcaCCTGCCGTGCGTGGGGTTGCATGGGACGACGCGGGAACGGGCATTGCATGCCATGTCCGCCGCGGTCAGCAGGCTTGGTCACTCGCCGTGGCTGTGAGGTGGTGAGTCTTGGCCGTGCTGGACTCCGCGCCCTGCGTGATGACAAGACAACAAAGACGCGCCGCGCAAGGCAGGGCTGCATACGGTGGCGTAAGGGCCAAGGGTGCGACTGCTGGCGCCACctggccaccacctcctGGAATCTAATCCCCCTGCGCGGCTGCGCTCTCGGCAGTCCGGAGGCCAGACTTGACGCGtgggagcgagcggagcaGAGTTGCAGCATTCaagcctcggcgcggcggcggcttggcaCCGCTGTGGCATGTATTGATCATCCGGCCAATGTTTTTGACGGGGATGAATCATTCGGGACCGGACTCCGCCTCCACCTCTCCACCGCGTCCACTGCGTCCAGCGTCCACCTGCTTGCTGATCGAGCCAGCCTCGCTTGCCTCGCACCCGCTTTGTcaggcgagcgagcgaggcaggAGGCGACGGCTCCGAGCTGGAGAGTGGCAGCTCTATGCATACGGTAGCGAGGCGAGCTGCTGCCACAGGCCACGGCCGGCGCAAGCTGGGATCTCCGCCACCTTGCCGCCTTGTGCCGTCGTACACATGTACGCTCGTTCCCGTGACCAGCCCTCTGCGGCG
Encoded here:
- the MBZ1_0 gene encoding BZIP-type transcription factor MBZ1; this translates as MDAIAAPSFDTSDVKTPTNLFQDVAPAWGNYLYQNMLPNLGTDWLINNNLANSNAAAAAATAPAGGAVAAATAPANDYFPAGPWSSQPLSTRPGSASSGSSVPILGQAGPSNYYLSFYGGSIAPSLLAPGGSTSSASSHISSSVDVVDKIIASESPMAIESPIPMTFGLSGATTFSRGRTHSVDSEADADHEPDGLSQHSHSEHEHDHDEGVERDGMIWGMKVDEYRALSARERKRVRNRISARTFRAKRKEHLSSLESTLGAKDLEIKLAHEENARLRRELADMRRRLSKYETQKPY